From the genome of Vigna angularis cultivar LongXiaoDou No.4 chromosome 11, ASM1680809v1, whole genome shotgun sequence, one region includes:
- the LOC108333179 gene encoding alanine aminotransferase 1, mitochondrial-like isoform X6: MLNNGIPIKSWYWDCRDHALRNLLPFLEKLVDVDDVRPIIAVLKCEYAVRGEVVTLAQNLQKDLLANPGSHPFHEVNLEYLGRVVFNNEGLLYPDSVVGTDSHTIMID; the protein is encoded by the exons ATGTTAAACAATGGAATTCCTATAAAAAGTTGGTATTGGGACTGCAGAGATCATGCTCTGAGAAATTTGCTGCCATTTCTGGAGAAACTAGTTGATGTGGATGATGTTAGACCCATTATTGCA GTTCTGAAATGTGAGTACGCCGTTAGAGGAGAGGTTGTCACACTTGCTCAG AATTTGCAAAAGGATTTACTGGCCAATCCCGGTTCTCATCCATTTCACGag GTCAATCTTGAATATCTTGGACGTGTTGTTTTCAACAATGAAGGCCTGCTTTATCCTGACAGTGTTGTTGGAACTGATTCACATACAATAATGATTGATTGA
- the LOC108333179 gene encoding alanine aminotransferase 1, mitochondrial-like isoform X5, which produces MPSLTLTSRHCFSDSCKWEDDQCLKDLRLLGIDMAKVFIIDNTPRVLKCEYAVRGEVVTLAQNLQKDLLANPGSHPFHEVNLEYLGRVVFNNEGLLYPDSVVGTDSHTIMID; this is translated from the exons ATGCCTTCGTTGACGCTGACATCGAGGCATTGCTTCAG TGATTCATGCAAATGGGAAGATGATCAATGTCTCAAGGATCTCAGACTTCTTGGAATTGACATGGCCAAAGTCTTCATAATTGACAACACTCCACgg GTTCTGAAATGTGAGTACGCCGTTAGAGGAGAGGTTGTCACACTTGCTCAG AATTTGCAAAAGGATTTACTGGCCAATCCCGGTTCTCATCCATTTCACGag GTCAATCTTGAATATCTTGGACGTGTTGTTTTCAACAATGAAGGCCTGCTTTATCCTGACAGTGTTGTTGGAACTGATTCACATACAATAATGATTGATTGA
- the LOC108333179 gene encoding alanine aminotransferase 1, mitochondrial-like isoform X3, whose translation MPSLTLTSRHCFRLYSDSCKWEDDQCLKDLRLLGIDMAKVFIIDNTPRVLKCEYAVRGEVVTLAQNLQKDLLANPGSHPFHEVNLEYLGRVVFNNEGLLYPDSVVGTDSHTIMID comes from the exons ATGCCTTCGTTGACGCTGACATCGAGGCATTGCTTCAG ATTATACAGTGATTCATGCAAATGGGAAGATGATCAATGTCTCAAGGATCTCAGACTTCTTGGAATTGACATGGCCAAAGTCTTCATAATTGACAACACTCCACgg GTTCTGAAATGTGAGTACGCCGTTAGAGGAGAGGTTGTCACACTTGCTCAG AATTTGCAAAAGGATTTACTGGCCAATCCCGGTTCTCATCCATTTCACGag GTCAATCTTGAATATCTTGGACGTGTTGTTTTCAACAATGAAGGCCTGCTTTATCCTGACAGTGTTGTTGGAACTGATTCACATACAATAATGATTGATTGA
- the LOC108333179 gene encoding alanine aminotransferase 1, mitochondrial-like isoform X2 — translation MTNTTTRSTVILMSLVTMRLPDSMPSLTLTSRHCFSDSCKWEDDQCLKDLRLLGIDMAKVFIIDNTPRVLKCEYAVRGEVVTLAQNLQKDLLANPGSHPFHEVNLEYLGRVVFNNEGLLYPDSVVGTDSHTIMID, via the exons ATGACAAATACGACAACAAGAAGCACTGTGATTCTAATGTCTTTGGTGACGATGCGTTTGCCAGACTCTATGCCTTCGTTGACGCTGACATCGAGGCATTGCTTCAG TGATTCATGCAAATGGGAAGATGATCAATGTCTCAAGGATCTCAGACTTCTTGGAATTGACATGGCCAAAGTCTTCATAATTGACAACACTCCACgg GTTCTGAAATGTGAGTACGCCGTTAGAGGAGAGGTTGTCACACTTGCTCAG AATTTGCAAAAGGATTTACTGGCCAATCCCGGTTCTCATCCATTTCACGag GTCAATCTTGAATATCTTGGACGTGTTGTTTTCAACAATGAAGGCCTGCTTTATCCTGACAGTGTTGTTGGAACTGATTCACATACAATAATGATTGATTGA
- the LOC108333179 gene encoding alanine aminotransferase 1, mitochondrial-like isoform X1: MTNTTTRSTVILMSLVTMRLPDSMPSLTLTSRHCFRLYSDSCKWEDDQCLKDLRLLGIDMAKVFIIDNTPRVLKCEYAVRGEVVTLAQNLQKDLLANPGSHPFHEVNLEYLGRVVFNNEGLLYPDSVVGTDSHTIMID; encoded by the exons ATGACAAATACGACAACAAGAAGCACTGTGATTCTAATGTCTTTGGTGACGATGCGTTTGCCAGACTCTATGCCTTCGTTGACGCTGACATCGAGGCATTGCTTCAG ATTATACAGTGATTCATGCAAATGGGAAGATGATCAATGTCTCAAGGATCTCAGACTTCTTGGAATTGACATGGCCAAAGTCTTCATAATTGACAACACTCCACgg GTTCTGAAATGTGAGTACGCCGTTAGAGGAGAGGTTGTCACACTTGCTCAG AATTTGCAAAAGGATTTACTGGCCAATCCCGGTTCTCATCCATTTCACGag GTCAATCTTGAATATCTTGGACGTGTTGTTTTCAACAATGAAGGCCTGCTTTATCCTGACAGTGTTGTTGGAACTGATTCACATACAATAATGATTGATTGA
- the LOC108333179 gene encoding alanine aminotransferase 1, mitochondrial-like isoform X4, giving the protein MTNTTTRSTVILMSLVTMRLPDSMPSLTLTSRHCFRLYSDSCKWEDDQCLKDLRLLGIDMAKVFIIDNTPRVLKCEYAVRGEVVTLAQNLQKDLLANPGSHPFHEMLCAPYP; this is encoded by the exons ATGACAAATACGACAACAAGAAGCACTGTGATTCTAATGTCTTTGGTGACGATGCGTTTGCCAGACTCTATGCCTTCGTTGACGCTGACATCGAGGCATTGCTTCAG ATTATACAGTGATTCATGCAAATGGGAAGATGATCAATGTCTCAAGGATCTCAGACTTCTTGGAATTGACATGGCCAAAGTCTTCATAATTGACAACACTCCACgg GTTCTGAAATGTGAGTACGCCGTTAGAGGAGAGGTTGTCACACTTGCTCAG AATTTGCAAAAGGATTTACTGGCCAATCCCGGTTCTCATCCATTTCACGag ATGCTCTGTGCTCCATACCCATAA